In one window of Candidatus Avedoeria danica DNA:
- the mrdA gene encoding penicillin-binding protein 2 — translation MAGVPGPLRSTRLIGLRVIVVVALASLLGRQWQIQVIRGAELRTDARNNRYVAQEIEADRGVVYDSKGEQVVFNRPRFTVSIVPGALADISAEAREHVLNTVAERVGMSVYPRAASVRVGRSGPRDAQGGAQDDAVRAMFAAPRSIIRLMPVNDEGETVWAGWQPIPIDRNVPRDAAFRLMERQGDLPGVLVTESSVREYPAGPTLAHILGFTGAIPEEEVDGYLAKDYRVYDSVGRSGIEAKYEDVLRGQKGEQIVVVDAHGRPLRRLETTRREPVPGDNLELAIDLTFQQAAEEALARGLRKSGSKSGAVVAIDPRDGAVRALVTLPTFDNNMFSTGASPEAFVKLLTDPDLPLVNRAITGQPPGSTYKIITASAALQEGVITGQTRIVDPGAIYLPHAYNPAARQQFVCWNRGGHGSLNVVGALAQSCDVFFYEVAGGYYEGGANQAGLGSDRLGRYAMAFGLGALTDIELVGEVEGLVPDKRWLAAHNDEYWGTGQTYNMGIGQSYSLATPLQMANATAAVANGGTLYRPHLVTRVADVNGRDDPRRVPGGVIRQVPVDPAHLALVREGMRQAVLPGGTASWAGMPPQVAIAGKTGTAEFADVFTGKDGKPTVRTDRYGNLLTHAWFVAFAPYDKPEIALAVFVDGRGLDHIIEGSQVAAPIAAEVLRTYFGIPQPAPEATPCTSPPCPTAEADAQAPGQGPSAPRADGTAADAPPSGGDR, via the coding sequence ATGGCCGGCGTTCCGGGTCCGCTCCGCTCCACGCGCTTGATCGGCCTGCGGGTGATCGTCGTCGTCGCGCTGGCGTCGCTTCTCGGCCGCCAGTGGCAGATCCAGGTGATCCGCGGCGCCGAGCTGCGCACGGACGCACGCAACAACCGCTACGTGGCCCAGGAGATCGAGGCCGACCGGGGCGTGGTCTACGACAGCAAGGGCGAACAGGTGGTCTTCAACCGCCCGCGCTTCACGGTGTCCATCGTGCCGGGTGCCTTGGCGGACATTTCCGCCGAGGCCCGCGAGCACGTGCTGAACACCGTCGCGGAGCGGGTCGGCATGTCGGTCTATCCGCGTGCCGCCAGCGTGCGCGTCGGCCGGTCCGGACCGCGGGACGCGCAAGGCGGCGCGCAGGACGACGCGGTGCGGGCGATGTTCGCAGCGCCGCGCAGCATCATCCGGCTCATGCCCGTCAACGACGAAGGCGAGACCGTCTGGGCCGGATGGCAACCGATTCCGATCGACCGCAACGTGCCGCGCGATGCCGCTTTTCGGTTGATGGAGCGGCAGGGCGATCTGCCCGGCGTCCTCGTGACCGAGTCGAGCGTGCGCGAGTACCCGGCGGGTCCGACGCTGGCCCACATCCTCGGCTTCACCGGCGCGATCCCCGAGGAGGAGGTCGACGGCTACCTCGCCAAGGACTATCGGGTATACGACAGCGTCGGCCGGAGCGGGATCGAGGCCAAGTATGAGGACGTGCTGCGTGGCCAGAAAGGGGAGCAGATCGTCGTCGTCGACGCCCACGGGCGCCCACTGCGGCGGCTGGAGACGACGCGGCGCGAGCCCGTGCCGGGCGACAACCTCGAACTCGCGATCGACCTGACGTTCCAGCAGGCGGCGGAGGAAGCGTTGGCGCGCGGACTCCGAAAGTCGGGCTCGAAGAGCGGCGCCGTCGTGGCGATCGACCCGCGGGATGGTGCCGTACGGGCACTGGTGACGCTGCCGACGTTCGACAACAACATGTTTTCGACGGGCGCCTCGCCCGAGGCGTTCGTCAAGCTGCTGACCGATCCCGATCTGCCCTTGGTCAATCGGGCCATCACCGGCCAGCCGCCGGGCTCGACCTACAAGATCATCACCGCCTCCGCCGCCCTGCAGGAAGGTGTGATCACGGGCCAGACGCGGATCGTCGATCCCGGCGCCATCTACCTGCCGCACGCCTACAACCCCGCGGCGCGCCAGCAGTTCGTGTGCTGGAATCGCGGCGGGCACGGGTCGCTGAACGTCGTCGGCGCGCTGGCCCAATCGTGCGACGTCTTCTTCTACGAGGTCGCCGGCGGCTATTACGAGGGTGGGGCGAACCAGGCGGGCCTTGGGAGCGACCGGCTTGGCCGCTACGCCATGGCGTTCGGCCTGGGTGCGCTGACGGACATCGAGCTCGTCGGCGAGGTCGAGGGGCTCGTGCCGGACAAGCGGTGGCTGGCGGCCCACAACGACGAGTACTGGGGCACCGGCCAGACCTACAACATGGGCATCGGCCAGAGCTACTCGCTGGCGACGCCCCTCCAGATGGCGAACGCGACGGCCGCGGTGGCGAACGGCGGGACGCTCTATCGGCCGCACCTCGTGACGCGCGTTGCGGACGTCAACGGCCGCGACGACCCGCGCCGCGTGCCGGGCGGAGTGATCCGGCAGGTGCCCGTCGACCCGGCGCACCTCGCGCTCGTGCGCGAGGGGATGCGACAGGCGGTGCTGCCCGGCGGCACGGCCTCGTGGGCCGGCATGCCGCCGCAGGTCGCGATCGCCGGCAAGACGGGCACGGCCGAGTTCGCCGACGTGTTCACCGGCAAGGACGGCAAGCCAACCGTACGGACCGACCGCTACGGCAACCTGCTGACCCATGCCTGGTTTGTCGCCTTCGCCCCATACGACAAGCCCGAGATCGCGTTGGCCGTGTTCGTCGACGGCCGCGGTCTGGACCACATCATCGAGGGCTCGCAGGTGGCCGCGCCGATTGCCGCCGAGGTGTTGCGGACGTACTTCGGCATCCCGCAGCCCGCCCCGGAAGCGACGCCGTGCACCTCGCCGCCGTGCCCGACGGCCGAGGCCGATGCCCAAGCGCCCGGCCAAGGGCCGTCGGCGCCGCGGGCGGACGGCACCGCGGCCGACGCTCCACCCTCAGGGGGCGACCGATGA
- the mreD gene encoding rod shape-determining protein MreD, giving the protein MNPYGAALILLGAVIAQVALMPSAALGSAVPLLTLLVVVSWGYVRGARQGMAWALAAGLLSDVMSPKPIGTYTLPLMAAALVVGLGAGRLADAIFMPAALTTVATIVFIAGQIVVLGLIGDIVDLRPEALVPTVLPTVLLNLLWLPIVYFPLRWLARRSGPPRLAWER; this is encoded by the coding sequence GTGAACCCGTACGGCGCGGCGCTCATCCTGCTCGGGGCGGTGATCGCGCAGGTCGCGCTCATGCCCTCGGCCGCGCTCGGCAGCGCCGTGCCGCTGCTGACGTTGCTCGTCGTCGTCAGCTGGGGCTACGTGCGCGGGGCACGCCAAGGCATGGCCTGGGCGCTCGCGGCAGGATTGTTGAGCGACGTGATGTCGCCCAAGCCGATCGGCACGTACACGCTGCCGCTCATGGCGGCGGCGCTCGTCGTCGGTCTCGGCGCCGGCCGTTTGGCGGACGCGATCTTCATGCCGGCTGCGCTGACCACGGTGGCGACGATCGTCTTCATCGCCGGCCAGATCGTCGTGCTCGGCTTGATCGGGGACATCGTCGATCTTCGACCTGAGGCGCTCGTCCCGACCGTGCTGCCGACCGTGCTCCTCAACCTGCTGTGGCTGCCGATCGTCTACTTTCCGCTGCGCTGGCTCGCGCGGCGCAGCGGCCCGCCGCGGCTGGCGTGGGAACGCTAG
- a CDS encoding rod shape-determining protein MreC, translating to MSRRDRPSWMFALALLGVVFGLARGWRGPAVINGTLSRVLSPVTHALRSAREQVGVVTEWSRSSEALEAKVAELTEENARLQVESTKQGQLIRENEELRAALGYKRDRVDLDLLGASVRADVVGGEPGGLVHAIWIDQGSLAGVAAGDPVATHRGLVGRVVRTYGEASQVLLISDGGSAVGARVERSRATGMLVGSVGGELTLRYVPQNGPGMPPNIVVGDVIHTSGLDGTNGFPRMVPIGQVIEVRQSDERPNQEAVVRPFVDLGSVEFALVITGWRAVPLPDAAGSIDSGSAADGSAADGSAGDSSAADGSAPDGSAASGAVVRP from the coding sequence ATGTCGCGCCGCGACCGGCCGTCGTGGATGTTCGCGCTGGCGCTGCTCGGCGTCGTGTTCGGCCTGGCGCGCGGTTGGCGCGGGCCGGCGGTGATCAACGGCACGCTGTCGCGCGTCCTCTCGCCCGTCACGCACGCGCTGCGCAGCGCGCGCGAGCAAGTGGGCGTCGTGACGGAGTGGTCGCGCAGCAGCGAGGCGCTCGAGGCGAAGGTGGCGGAGCTGACCGAAGAGAACGCCCGGCTCCAGGTCGAGTCCACGAAGCAGGGCCAGTTGATCCGTGAGAACGAAGAGCTGCGCGCCGCCCTCGGCTACAAGCGGGACCGCGTCGACCTCGATCTGCTGGGCGCCAGCGTCCGCGCGGACGTCGTCGGCGGTGAACCTGGCGGGCTCGTGCATGCGATCTGGATCGACCAGGGCAGCCTGGCCGGCGTCGCGGCAGGCGACCCGGTGGCCACGCACCGCGGTCTCGTCGGCCGGGTGGTGCGCACGTACGGCGAGGCGAGCCAGGTCCTGTTGATCAGCGACGGCGGTTCGGCCGTCGGTGCGCGCGTCGAACGGTCGCGGGCGACCGGGATGCTCGTCGGCTCGGTCGGCGGCGAGCTCACGCTGCGCTACGTGCCGCAGAACGGACCGGGCATGCCGCCCAACATCGTCGTCGGCGACGTGATCCACACCAGCGGGCTCGACGGCACGAACGGCTTCCCGCGGATGGTGCCGATCGGCCAGGTGATCGAGGTGCGGCAGAGCGACGAGCGGCCGAACCAGGAGGCGGTCGTCCGGCCGTTCGTCGACCTCGGCAGCGTCGAGTTCGCCCTCGTCATCACCGGCTGGCGCGCCGTGCCGCTGCCCGACGCCGCCGGTTCGATCGACAGCGGATCGGCCGCCGACGGTTCGGCCGCCGACGGTTCGGCTGGTGACAGTTCGGCTGCCGACGGATCGGCCCCCGACGGATCGGCCGCCTCCGGCGCAGTCGTACGACCCTGA
- a CDS encoding rod shape-determining protein, whose translation MFSRDIGIDLGTANTLVMVEGEGIVINEPSVVAIDKRTRRVLAIGSEAKKMVGRTPANIIAVRPLRDGVISDFDITEKMLVYFIKKVHERSFSPLPKPRVVVGIPSGVTEVEKRAVHDATISAGARECYLIEEPMAAAIGAGLPVTASIGSMIVDIGGGTTEVAVLSLGGIVVARSLRVAGDEMDEAIIDYARKRYSLAIGERMAEQLKHEIGSAFPLDVELTMAMRGRSLLTGLPQSVDVSSIEIRDALSSPVQTIVDVVKDAIDDTPPELVADLMEHGITLAGGGALLRGIAQRLEQETKIDVKVAKHPMACVARGAGLVLEDLDNLAPVLASTQRAALATGGR comes from the coding sequence ATGTTCTCCCGCGATATCGGCATCGATCTCGGCACGGCCAACACGTTGGTCATGGTCGAGGGCGAGGGCATCGTCATCAATGAGCCGAGCGTCGTGGCGATCGACAAGCGTACCCGGCGGGTGCTGGCGATCGGGTCGGAGGCCAAGAAGATGGTCGGCCGGACGCCGGCGAACATCATCGCCGTCCGCCCGCTGCGGGACGGCGTGATCAGCGACTTCGACATCACCGAGAAGATGCTCGTCTACTTCATCAAGAAGGTGCACGAGCGCTCGTTCAGCCCGCTGCCCAAGCCGCGCGTCGTCGTCGGGATCCCGAGCGGCGTGACGGAGGTCGAAAAGCGTGCCGTGCACGACGCGACGATCAGCGCCGGCGCGCGCGAGTGCTACCTCATCGAAGAACCGATGGCGGCCGCGATCGGCGCCGGGTTGCCGGTAACGGCTTCCATCGGCAGCATGATCGTCGACATCGGCGGCGGGACGACCGAGGTGGCGGTCCTCAGCCTCGGCGGCATCGTCGTCGCCCGAAGCCTCCGGGTGGCGGGCGACGAGATGGACGAGGCGATCATCGACTACGCCCGCAAGCGCTACAGCCTGGCGATCGGCGAGCGGATGGCCGAGCAGCTCAAGCACGAGATCGGCAGCGCGTTCCCGCTCGACGTCGAGCTGACGATGGCGATGCGCGGCCGCAGCCTGCTCACCGGATTGCCGCAGAGCGTCGACGTCTCGTCCATCGAGATCCGCGACGCGCTCTCGTCGCCCGTGCAGACGATCGTCGACGTCGTCAAGGACGCCATCGACGACACGCCGCCCGAGCTCGTGGCGGACCTCATGGAGCACGGGATCACGCTGGCCGGCGGCGGGGCGCTGTTGCGCGGGATCGCGCAGCGGCTCGAACAAGAGACGAAGATCGACGTAAAGGTGGCCAAGCACCCGATGGCGTGCGTCGCGCGCGGCGCCGGCCTCGTCCTCGAGGACCTCGACAACCTCGCGCCGGTCCTCGCTTCCACGCAGCGTGCTGCGCTGGCCACCGGTGGACGGTAG